A genomic stretch from Spongiibacter nanhainus includes:
- a CDS encoding pilus assembly protein produces the protein MRMFKLIAGAGCFLLAMSVLSVGVVAEDIDLFSGINPSGGNPPTVLLGWHSTANSNANVVHGCVYSDTNQAPELGDTVGGMEQCALVNTMLSLKNANSDLLGAVKVGLMVFNENGFSGDSDLGNGNNRCGYLYSSPALMTEPAINSFVSKLKAFDKNDLANQSRLGDLVAESWAMLNGLSTSCSGVDYSGLAEVATECRDAVLVYIGNATKENSSVADGTGNPDTLLLSQLSSAFGYAEGSSKYEFFSTPRAVTLLNNSGSANNKYWGDEWTRFMNLVDVGDSAQSDRNITTYSIAVYAPDLEEKLAGEINFLADMATEGGGKAFKVTADNHAGLQEILIQIFNEVQDVNSVFSSATLPVSANTQGTFLNQVYIAMFRPDATAGPRWNGNVKQYQLGFDAGGNIVLTDATQDVSGAVTSVTNPVTGAIASTATSFWTTNSPTDGNGVAVANWPAGGFWINSPEGDAFTYDAPDGDLVEKGGVGLVQRIQNLTSSDGRIVYTCNDTGACPTGSALPDFDGDNATLVSKLEGILGAAQAGGGASITVGRYDTNETISTSCSGNGNNRKCTVTHDNSGGTDLDANTDRVVIVGGWNSVLPANKQVCTFDAPCSISGVTDSTFDVTSKDIPNNGSYNNAVIVDVSRLATVSQTGHGLLVGDQIELENCTVGNNTNTYNIDELEGTVLGSVAAIIDDDTYQLTLQDYVLAETANVTCGTSAVTLTADNLIQWMRGDDIVGNEVKRGPCPPNSRDAECPVSVRGSIHGDVLHSRPAVINYGGNTGVVVFYGSNDGHFRAINGNQTANIGDVQPGGELWSFVAPEFFDQLKRLYNNNPAVKYPTSIDPDAEGRDYFFDGTTTVLQDQREGTSTSGKAYIYLSARRGGRFIYAMDVTTPTSPRYLWRLTTSDLPELGQTWSQPKVTQIKGYDNPVLVFGAGYDPAEDADPASGTNTMGRGIVIVDSVSGKILWTAVPSCAGVTLAAGGHCQATASLTRAIPADITLVDRDFDGFTDRLYAADVGGNIWRIDLETQDPADTAFSQFQISKLAELGGSGNNARKFLFGPDVVPTNNFDAVVAVSGDREHPLYTDDNTAGRAYNVQNRFYVIMDKNLGKAISSPAPDPIDTADLVNQSSLQCLDADENVVSCDTAGATSLFFDGLSDSYAGYYINLMVGEKGVNAPLTVGGKVYFGTNQPDVPAEGSCTANLGNAGAYVIDLFTGETQRNIFSGGGLPPSPIAGLVTIDGKTVPFIIGGAGPSPFDPSMPEMPADNRRERTFWYFK, from the coding sequence ATGAGAATGTTCAAGTTAATTGCAGGCGCTGGTTGCTTTTTACTAGCGATGTCGGTTTTATCGGTAGGCGTCGTTGCCGAAGATATCGATCTGTTTTCTGGGATTAATCCTAGCGGTGGTAACCCGCCGACGGTCCTGTTGGGCTGGCACAGCACGGCCAACTCTAACGCCAATGTGGTTCATGGCTGTGTCTACAGCGACACCAATCAAGCGCCGGAGCTGGGGGACACGGTTGGAGGGATGGAGCAGTGTGCCTTGGTGAATACCATGCTGTCGCTAAAAAATGCGAACAGTGACCTTCTCGGTGCGGTCAAAGTTGGTTTGATGGTATTTAATGAGAATGGTTTTAGTGGGGACTCTGATTTAGGCAATGGTAATAATCGTTGCGGCTATCTGTATTCAAGTCCCGCTTTAATGACAGAACCAGCAATAAACAGTTTTGTCTCCAAACTCAAGGCGTTTGACAAGAACGACTTGGCGAACCAGTCGCGCCTTGGGGATTTGGTGGCGGAAAGTTGGGCTATGTTAAATGGCCTTAGTACATCCTGTTCTGGCGTTGACTACTCTGGCCTCGCGGAAGTGGCAACAGAGTGTCGAGATGCTGTCTTGGTTTATATAGGAAATGCCACTAAAGAAAATTCTAGCGTCGCTGATGGCACAGGTAACCCAGACACTCTCTTGTTAAGTCAGCTAAGCAGTGCTTTTGGCTATGCGGAAGGCTCATCCAAATATGAGTTTTTTAGTACTCCCCGGGCGGTGACTCTACTTAATAACTCGGGCTCGGCCAACAACAAATACTGGGGCGATGAGTGGACGCGGTTTATGAATCTGGTCGACGTTGGGGACAGCGCCCAATCGGACAGAAATATCACGACCTATTCCATTGCGGTGTATGCACCCGACCTGGAAGAAAAGCTGGCCGGTGAAATTAACTTCCTTGCTGATATGGCCACAGAGGGCGGCGGTAAAGCATTTAAAGTCACCGCAGATAATCACGCTGGACTACAGGAAATATTAATCCAGATCTTCAACGAGGTTCAGGATGTCAATAGTGTGTTCTCTTCGGCGACGTTGCCGGTAAGCGCCAATACTCAGGGTACCTTCTTAAACCAGGTTTACATCGCCATGTTCCGCCCCGATGCCACTGCAGGACCGCGTTGGAATGGCAATGTTAAACAGTATCAATTGGGTTTTGATGCCGGTGGCAATATAGTCCTTACTGACGCGACCCAGGATGTATCTGGCGCGGTGACGTCTGTAACCAATCCGGTGACCGGGGCAATTGCCAGCACCGCAACCAGTTTTTGGACAACCAATTCACCGACTGATGGCAATGGGGTTGCCGTCGCTAATTGGCCAGCAGGGGGCTTCTGGATTAATAGCCCCGAGGGCGATGCCTTTACCTATGATGCCCCTGATGGCGACCTTGTCGAAAAGGGCGGTGTTGGCCTGGTTCAGCGTATTCAAAATCTGACCAGCTCTGATGGACGCATTGTCTATACTTGTAATGATACCGGTGCCTGCCCAACAGGGTCAGCCTTACCGGATTTCGACGGTGACAACGCCACACTGGTTAGTAAATTGGAAGGGATACTGGGTGCAGCCCAGGCAGGTGGCGGTGCCTCGATTACGGTGGGGCGTTATGATACCAATGAAACTATTTCTACCTCCTGTAGCGGTAACGGCAATAATCGAAAATGTACTGTCACCCACGATAATTCTGGCGGTACCGACCTAGATGCCAATACCGACAGGGTGGTGATTGTCGGGGGCTGGAATAGTGTTCTGCCGGCGAACAAGCAAGTGTGCACCTTCGATGCGCCATGCTCTATATCAGGTGTTACGGATTCCACCTTTGATGTGACCAGCAAAGATATACCAAATAACGGTTCATATAATAATGCTGTTATCGTCGATGTGAGCAGGCTTGCCACGGTTTCCCAAACTGGCCATGGGCTATTGGTGGGAGATCAAATTGAACTGGAAAATTGCACGGTTGGAAACAATACCAACACCTACAATATTGATGAACTGGAAGGTACGGTCTTGGGCAGCGTGGCTGCAATTATCGATGACGATACCTATCAACTGACGTTGCAGGATTATGTGCTTGCCGAGACTGCGAACGTAACCTGTGGTACTAGCGCTGTGACTTTGACTGCGGACAACCTTATCCAATGGATGCGTGGCGATGATATCGTCGGTAACGAAGTCAAGCGCGGGCCTTGCCCCCCAAATAGCAGAGATGCCGAATGCCCAGTCAGTGTTAGGGGCTCAATTCACGGCGACGTGTTGCACTCTCGGCCGGCGGTCATTAATTACGGTGGCAACACTGGGGTTGTGGTGTTCTATGGCTCCAACGATGGGCACTTCCGTGCGATAAACGGTAATCAGACGGCCAACATTGGTGACGTTCAGCCAGGGGGGGAGTTGTGGAGTTTTGTTGCCCCTGAATTTTTCGACCAGCTTAAGAGACTCTATAACAACAACCCGGCTGTGAAGTATCCCACCAGTATTGATCCTGATGCGGAAGGGCGGGATTATTTCTTCGACGGTACAACCACGGTCTTGCAGGATCAACGCGAGGGAACAAGTACCTCTGGCAAAGCATATATCTACCTATCGGCACGACGTGGTGGCCGTTTCATATATGCTATGGACGTTACCACCCCCACTAGTCCCCGGTATTTGTGGCGGTTGACCACGTCTGATCTTCCAGAATTGGGGCAAACCTGGTCGCAACCCAAAGTGACCCAGATTAAGGGCTACGACAATCCTGTTCTGGTATTTGGTGCGGGCTATGACCCAGCAGAGGACGCCGACCCCGCATCTGGCACCAATACGATGGGTCGAGGCATTGTCATTGTTGACTCAGTTAGCGGTAAAATCTTATGGACGGCAGTGCCCAGTTGCGCAGGCGTTACCCTCGCAGCCGGAGGGCACTGCCAAGCGACCGCGTCCTTGACCCGCGCGATTCCTGCGGATATTACTTTGGTGGATCGGGACTTCGATGGTTTTACCGATCGTCTTTACGCCGCCGATGTTGGCGGCAATATCTGGCGAATTGATCTGGAAACTCAGGATCCAGCAGATACCGCGTTCTCCCAGTTCCAGATCAGTAAGTTGGCGGAGCTCGGTGGTAGCGGCAATAATGCCAGGAAGTTTTTGTTTGGCCCCGATGTGGTGCCGACTAACAACTTTGATGCTGTGGTGGCCGTATCCGGCGACCGGGAGCACCCACTCTACACTGACGACAACACGGCCGGTCGGGCTTACAACGTCCAGAATCGTTTTTACGTGATTATGGATAAAAATCTCGGTAAAGCGATTTCGAGCCCGGCCCCCGATCCCATCGATACCGCAGATCTCGTTAATCAGAGTTCACTTCAGTGTCTCGATGCCGACGAGAATGTGGTTAGTTGTGATACTGCAGGTGCCACCTCATTGTTTTTCGATGGCTTGTCGGATTCCTATGCCGGTTACTATATTAATTTGATGGTGGGCGAAAAGGGAGTCAATGCGCCTCTTACGGTGGGTGGTAAAGTTTACTTTGGGACGAACCAACCGGATGTCCCGGCTGAAGGCTCGTGTACTGCAAATCTTGGCAATGCAGGAGCCTACGTTATAGATCTATTTACGGGCGAGACGCAGCGCAATATCTTCTCAGGTGGTGGTTTGCCACCATCACCGATCGCGGGTCTGGTAACCATTGATGGCAAAACCGTGCCTTTTATTATTGGCGGTGCTGGGCCATCTCCCTTTGATCCTAGCATGCCGGAGATGCCGGCGGACAATCGCCGCGAACGTACCTTCTGGTACTTTAAATAG
- the pilV gene encoding type IV pilus modification protein PilV yields MLKVEQSKQRGFTLIELLVALVVMLVGMMGAAGLLVRTVQQEVEAYQRLQALDLVQNMVDRMQANRLVVDCYSNGANGINLGAGATLAGNYEEGVDGCASASTQSLNDRADEDLTAWHQLLLGSSVQNEDDDSIGAMIGARGCVTQVNAAEQLYRVTVAWQGMSDSAAPPADNLCGKDQYGDEKRRRVVAAIVRIGDLT; encoded by the coding sequence GTGTTGAAGGTCGAACAAAGTAAGCAGCGAGGCTTTACCCTGATCGAGCTCCTCGTGGCGCTTGTGGTTATGCTAGTGGGCATGATGGGGGCGGCCGGCCTATTGGTGAGAACCGTGCAGCAGGAGGTCGAGGCGTACCAACGTTTGCAGGCTTTGGATTTGGTGCAGAATATGGTCGATCGCATGCAGGCTAATCGCCTAGTCGTGGATTGTTATTCCAATGGCGCCAACGGTATCAACCTGGGCGCCGGGGCGACACTGGCTGGAAACTACGAGGAGGGCGTTGATGGCTGCGCTTCGGCCAGTACTCAATCCCTGAATGATCGCGCCGACGAGGATTTGACCGCCTGGCACCAACTGTTACTGGGTTCCAGTGTTCAAAACGAGGACGATGACAGCATTGGCGCCATGATCGGCGCGCGAGGGTGTGTGACACAAGTAAACGCCGCAGAGCAGCTTTACCGAGTGACTGTGGCGTGGCAGGGCATGTCAGACTCGGCAGCGCCTCCCGCAGACAACCTCTGTGGCAAAGACCAATACGGTGATGAGAAGCGCCGCCGGGTGGTAGCGGCGATTGTCAGAATAGGGGATCTGACCTAA
- a CDS encoding sigma-54-dependent transcriptional regulator has product MNTNTVLIVDDEPDIRELLDITLTRMGLNTLSVGSVQEALDALAEQPHIQLCLTDIRLPDGSGIDIVKHIQRSYDTVATAVLTAYGSTELAVEALKAGAFDFINKPVSVEQLRNLVKSALRLESESRIDSSQHSRLLGETPGIIKLREQIKKLARSQAPVYISGESGSGKEVVARLIHANGPRANAAFVPVNCGAIPSELVESEFFGHIKGSFTGAFEDKEGLFEAANGGTLFLDEVADLPLNMQVKLLRAIQEKAVRRVGSNREIPVDVRILSATHRDLAKEVAAEHFRSDLYYRINVIEIQVPSLRERAQDIPLLADFILQKIAKDWSVAKPTLSPDALDALRSYPFPGNVRELENIIERAATLCENDCITPRDLSLPTHTPSDHNTAANVDHLTAARGQFENYIENIEKAVMLAALEETQWKKTEAANVLGLTFRQFRYKLKKYQLDE; this is encoded by the coding sequence ATGAATACCAACACCGTACTCATTGTCGATGACGAGCCCGATATCCGCGAGCTACTGGATATCACCCTAACCCGCATGGGGCTCAATACGCTGTCAGTCGGGTCGGTTCAGGAAGCCTTGGACGCTTTGGCAGAACAACCCCATATTCAGCTTTGCCTGACTGATATCCGACTGCCAGACGGCTCCGGTATCGATATCGTCAAGCATATACAGCGCAGCTACGACACTGTTGCCACTGCGGTATTAACGGCCTATGGCAGTACAGAGCTTGCTGTCGAGGCGCTCAAAGCCGGGGCCTTTGATTTCATCAACAAGCCGGTTTCGGTAGAACAGCTTCGCAACCTGGTTAAATCCGCGCTGCGCCTGGAGAGCGAAAGCCGCATCGATAGCAGCCAACATTCGCGGCTGCTGGGCGAAACACCCGGCATCATCAAGCTCAGAGAGCAGATTAAAAAACTGGCGCGCAGCCAGGCGCCGGTCTATATCAGCGGTGAGTCCGGCAGCGGTAAAGAGGTGGTGGCGCGCCTGATCCACGCCAACGGCCCGAGAGCCAACGCCGCCTTTGTGCCGGTGAACTGCGGCGCTATACCCAGTGAGCTGGTAGAGAGCGAATTTTTTGGTCACATCAAAGGCAGCTTCACTGGCGCCTTTGAAGACAAAGAAGGCCTGTTTGAGGCCGCCAATGGTGGCACCCTTTTCCTGGATGAAGTCGCCGATCTGCCACTAAACATGCAAGTCAAACTGCTGCGGGCCATTCAGGAGAAAGCGGTGCGCCGGGTGGGATCAAACCGGGAGATTCCCGTGGATGTACGGATTCTCAGTGCTACTCACCGCGACCTGGCCAAGGAAGTCGCCGCAGAACATTTTCGCAGCGACTTGTACTACCGTATCAACGTGATTGAGATACAGGTCCCTAGTCTGAGGGAGCGCGCCCAGGATATCCCCCTGCTGGCAGACTTTATCCTGCAGAAGATTGCTAAAGACTGGTCAGTGGCCAAACCCACTTTAAGCCCAGACGCTCTGGATGCATTGCGCAGCTATCCCTTCCCCGGCAATGTTCGGGAACTGGAAAATATTATCGAGCGCGCGGCTACGTTGTGCGAAAACGATTGCATCACGCCGCGAGATCTCAGCCTGCCAACCCACACGCCTTCCGATCACAATACCGCGGCCAATGTCGATCACCTTACTGCCGCCAGAGGCCAGTTTGAGAATTACATCGAGAATATAGAGAAAGCTGTTATGTTGGCAGCTCTGGAGGAAACCCAATGGAAGAAAACCGAAGCAGCCAACGTGCTAGGCCTGACCTTCAGACAATTTCGCTATAAGTTGAAGAAGTATCAGCTGGACGAATAA
- a CDS encoding sensor histidine kinase, which produces MRIYSTYRLVLVAILVATYVLGTVQSVLGKSQPQLFAVVSAAYLAFSAIALLRHMTLTRPYSDTQLFSEFFIDIGCLMLMSYASSNSGLALLLVVCISAASMTLPGQLSLLIASLSTIAELGEVAANIAAERADVSQFIQAGTMGMAYFTAALAIRYLSQRISTTQHLAERRREDIERLSQINQLIVQRMQTGVVVMSHNGEIKLLNNAAAELLDYPDVVISPGSKAPTELVSMAANPDNNSQLLTLGRGKVEVQVNMAHLDSTENGDCLFYLENSSKIAQRAQNLKLASLGRFSASIAHEIRNPLAAISYAAQLLSENPELEETDRKFTRIIQNHANRMNDIIQNILELSRGRPPKPERFELESWLRDFANDWQTHNPNAAELKVHASASGIIVKVDPSQLRQIVSNITENGIRHSTTEKERGQVSFELTTSPLSGGAVLDIIDNGPGIAVEDEDAIFEPFFTTQVQGSGLGLYLSRELCLANQMSIVYQRTESGQSCFRLQFSHPNRGTLT; this is translated from the coding sequence ATGCGTATCTACAGCACATATCGCTTGGTATTGGTGGCGATACTGGTGGCGACCTATGTGCTGGGCACAGTACAGTCGGTGCTGGGGAAATCCCAACCCCAACTCTTCGCCGTCGTCTCTGCCGCTTATTTGGCATTTTCCGCCATCGCCTTGCTCCGTCATATGACCCTGACAAGGCCCTATAGCGACACACAGCTGTTTAGCGAGTTTTTTATCGATATCGGCTGCCTGATGCTGATGAGCTACGCTTCCAGCAACTCTGGTTTGGCGTTGCTATTAGTGGTTTGTATCAGCGCCGCCAGCATGACTCTGCCAGGACAGCTCAGCCTGCTGATTGCCTCGCTGTCCACCATCGCCGAGCTGGGGGAAGTAGCCGCCAATATTGCCGCAGAGCGAGCCGACGTGAGTCAGTTTATACAGGCCGGCACCATGGGCATGGCCTATTTTACCGCGGCCTTGGCTATCCGCTACCTCAGCCAGAGAATATCCACCACCCAACACTTGGCAGAGCGCCGGCGAGAGGATATCGAGCGGCTGTCACAAATCAACCAGCTGATCGTACAGCGAATGCAAACTGGGGTCGTGGTGATGTCTCACAACGGCGAAATCAAACTACTCAACAACGCTGCGGCTGAGCTTCTAGATTACCCCGATGTGGTCATCTCCCCGGGAAGTAAAGCACCGACAGAGCTTGTCTCAATGGCGGCCAACCCCGACAACAACTCCCAGCTTCTAACCCTCGGCAGGGGCAAAGTTGAAGTCCAGGTAAACATGGCTCATTTGGACAGCACCGAAAATGGGGATTGCCTTTTCTATTTGGAGAACTCTAGCAAGATTGCCCAGCGCGCACAAAACCTCAAACTGGCTTCGTTGGGACGATTTAGTGCCAGTATCGCCCACGAAATTCGCAACCCTTTGGCGGCAATCAGCTATGCCGCGCAACTACTCAGCGAGAACCCCGAGCTTGAGGAAACCGATCGCAAATTCACCCGCATCATCCAGAACCATGCCAATCGCATGAACGATATTATCCAGAATATTCTGGAGCTCTCCCGGGGCCGCCCCCCAAAACCGGAACGTTTCGAACTGGAGTCCTGGTTGCGGGATTTCGCCAATGATTGGCAGACTCACAACCCCAATGCCGCCGAACTCAAAGTTCACGCCAGCGCCTCCGGGATTATCGTCAAAGTCGACCCGAGCCAACTGCGGCAAATTGTCAGCAACATCACTGAAAATGGTATACGTCACAGCACCACGGAGAAAGAAAGAGGCCAAGTCAGTTTCGAGCTTACCACCTCGCCCCTGTCCGGCGGCGCGGTATTGGATATTATCGACAACGGCCCTGGTATTGCGGTCGAAGACGAGGACGCCATCTTCGAACCCTTTTTCACAACGCAGGTACAGGGCAGCGGATTGGGTTTGTATCTGTCCAGAGAGCTTTGTCTGGCTAATCAAATGAGCATCGTCTACCAACGTACTGAATCGGGACAAAGCTGCTTTCGGTTACAATTCAGCCATCCCAATCGTGGCACCCTGACCTAA
- a CDS encoding NAD+ synthase: MKKLRIALAQINPVVGDIDGNTDKIIATVRKCTAESSPQVVLFPELVVTGYPPEDLLLRSSIARRVERAIKRIADAVGDAFVIVGYPRYLDGALYNAAGVFYQGKLINEYFKQCLPNYRVFDEKRYFKEGQHSLVLDMFGVPTAVSICEDVWENGPMSAAKAKGAKLMLNLSASPFHAGKQVEREALLAQRAWQGGMPVVYCNLVGGQDELVFDGASMAVSADGELIARSPAYREHLSYVDAHWDGGNLNLLPGDVTDLQPVLEDIYQTLVLGVRDYVNKNGFNGVVLGLSGGIDSGLSLAIAVDALGPERVHAVMMPFRYTSSMSLEDAQAQAELLGVNYQVMSIEAIYDSFMAALADEFDGTTVDKTEENLQARCRGVLLMAISNKKGYLVLTTGNKSEVAVGYSTLYGDMAGGFDVLKDVAKTRVFELARYRNTLSEAIPQRVIDRPPSAELAPGQKDEDSLPPYVVLDRILERYIELDESAETIIEAGYDRDIVYRILRLVDLNEYKRRQAPIGTRITERSFGRDRRYPITQKWPIGD; encoded by the coding sequence ATGAAGAAACTGCGAATAGCTCTTGCTCAGATTAATCCCGTGGTGGGTGATATCGATGGCAACACCGACAAAATCATCGCCACAGTGCGCAAGTGCACCGCGGAGTCTAGCCCCCAAGTGGTTCTGTTTCCGGAATTGGTGGTAACCGGCTATCCGCCGGAGGATCTGCTTCTGCGCAGCAGCATCGCCCGTCGTGTCGAACGGGCGATCAAGCGTATTGCCGATGCAGTGGGTGATGCCTTTGTCATTGTGGGCTACCCGCGCTACCTAGATGGCGCCCTCTACAACGCGGCTGGGGTCTTTTATCAGGGCAAACTGATCAACGAGTACTTCAAGCAATGCCTGCCCAACTACCGTGTATTCGACGAAAAGCGCTATTTTAAAGAAGGCCAGCACAGTCTGGTGCTGGATATGTTTGGCGTGCCAACGGCGGTAAGTATTTGTGAAGACGTGTGGGAAAACGGCCCCATGTCTGCTGCCAAGGCCAAAGGGGCCAAGCTGATGCTCAACCTCAGCGCCTCGCCCTTTCACGCGGGTAAGCAGGTGGAAAGGGAAGCGCTACTGGCCCAGCGGGCCTGGCAAGGCGGTATGCCGGTGGTGTACTGCAACCTGGTGGGCGGGCAGGACGAACTGGTGTTCGACGGTGCCTCCATGGCGGTGTCGGCCGATGGGGAATTGATTGCCCGCAGCCCGGCCTATCGAGAGCATTTGAGTTATGTCGACGCCCACTGGGATGGCGGCAATCTCAATCTGTTGCCCGGCGATGTGACCGATCTTCAACCGGTACTTGAGGACATCTACCAGACCCTGGTGCTGGGAGTACGGGACTACGTCAATAAGAATGGCTTCAATGGCGTGGTGCTGGGCTTGTCGGGAGGCATAGATTCGGGGCTGAGTCTGGCGATTGCCGTGGATGCTCTGGGGCCAGAGCGGGTTCACGCCGTTATGATGCCGTTTCGCTACACCTCGTCAATGAGCCTGGAGGATGCCCAGGCCCAAGCCGAGCTGCTGGGTGTCAATTACCAGGTCATGTCCATTGAGGCGATTTACGACAGCTTTATGGCTGCCCTGGCGGATGAGTTTGACGGTACAACGGTGGATAAGACCGAAGAGAACCTGCAGGCCCGCTGCCGGGGTGTGTTACTGATGGCGATCTCCAACAAGAAAGGTTACCTGGTACTGACCACAGGCAACAAAAGTGAGGTGGCGGTAGGCTACTCAACTCTCTATGGCGATATGGCAGGGGGCTTTGATGTTCTCAAGGATGTGGCTAAAACCCGGGTCTTTGAGTTGGCTCGCTACCGCAATACTCTGTCTGAGGCGATTCCCCAGCGGGTAATCGACCGGCCACCTTCCGCCGAGTTGGCACCGGGGCAGAAGGATGAGGACAGCCTGCCGCCCTATGTGGTCCTGGATCGGATTCTGGAGCGCTATATCGAGCTGGACGAGAGTGCCGAGACCATCATCGAAGCGGGCTACGATCGGGATATCGTGTACCGGATTCTGCGACTGGTGGACCTCAACGAATACAAACGCCGCCAAGCGCCGATAGGCACCCGCATCACAGAGCGCAGCTTCGGCCGCGACCGACGTTATCCCATTACCCAGAAATGGCCCATTGGCGACTGA
- a CDS encoding outer membrane protein assembly factor BamD has protein sequence MKKLVPLLMLAALILSGCNTPPEQKELTERKIYETAQDYLNSKNYSLAVQNFQLLESRFPFGPYAEQAQLEIIYAHYRAGDNEAAVASADRFIRLHPQHEKVDYAYYMRGLANYTEGEGLFERFLPTDMTQRDPGSAIQSFEDFRLLLQRFPESPYAEDARARMIYLRNRLARYEINVANYYFKRKAYLAAANRGRYVIENLPQTPAVPDALAVMTQAYLLLGMEDLANQSLEVLRKNYPDHPSLDENGNFESQVGVDQDRSLLNKATFGLFDRYDPPKFDNRVKGQE, from the coding sequence ATGAAAAAGCTCGTCCCATTGTTGATGCTCGCCGCTTTGATCTTGAGCGGGTGTAATACTCCTCCGGAGCAGAAAGAGCTCACTGAACGGAAGATATACGAAACCGCGCAAGACTACCTGAATAGCAAAAACTATTCACTGGCGGTGCAAAACTTCCAGTTACTGGAGAGCCGCTTCCCCTTTGGCCCCTATGCCGAGCAGGCACAGCTGGAGATCATTTACGCCCACTACCGCGCCGGTGACAACGAGGCTGCGGTCGCATCGGCCGACCGCTTTATCCGCCTGCACCCCCAGCACGAGAAAGTGGATTACGCCTACTACATGCGCGGCCTGGCCAACTACACCGAGGGCGAGGGCCTGTTTGAGCGCTTTCTCCCCACCGATATGACCCAGCGGGATCCCGGTTCGGCGATCCAGTCCTTTGAGGATTTTCGCCTGCTGCTGCAACGCTTCCCCGAGAGTCCCTATGCCGAAGATGCCCGGGCGCGAATGATTTACCTCCGCAACCGGCTGGCCCGCTACGAAATCAACGTCGCCAACTACTACTTCAAGCGCAAAGCCTACCTGGCTGCCGCCAATCGTGGCCGCTATGTGATTGAAAACCTGCCCCAGACCCCTGCTGTGCCAGACGCCCTGGCAGTAATGACCCAGGCTTACCTGCTGCTGGGCATGGAGGACCTCGCCAACCAATCACTGGAAGTACTGCGCAAGAACTACCCCGACCACCCCTCGCTTGATGAAAATGGCAACTTTGAAAGCCAGGTGGGTGTGGATCAGGACCGCTCCCTTCTAAACAAAGCCACCTTTGGTTTGTTTGACCGCTACGATCCGCCCAAATTTGATAACCGGGTCAAAGGTCAGGAATAA
- a CDS encoding PilW family protein, protein MSYSWARRRFQFQASCQRGVSLIELMISLGLGAFMLLGIIALVSSVSKTRFELAETSDQIENGRYASFLFQEEIALAGFYGQYHPGPNVATYTLPDPCMDENTAIADFGFSNATPSMPAPVQGYAAGATLPDCIAGTDAGEGHAVSGSEALVIRRVATDSVAAASAVSGVAYLQISNCEIDSNPFVFSKTPADFVLRDNDCLNPPVAGATIVPVWPFVSRTYFLSSCEDCSGDGDGIPTLKVREFINNAASIRPLVSGVEDMHFSYGLDLSGDGAPDCYSDNPAASTATTGCASADWSATPAENWEDVVAVNIALLVRGGAATDKSDTRSYDLGRAQRITAPDDGYQRRVFSTVVMVPNVAGARE, encoded by the coding sequence ATGTCTTATTCTTGGGCCCGTCGCCGATTCCAATTCCAAGCCTCTTGCCAGCGGGGCGTATCCCTAATCGAGCTAATGATATCCCTGGGGCTAGGTGCCTTTATGCTGTTGGGGATTATTGCTTTGGTGTCTTCGGTTAGTAAAACACGTTTTGAATTGGCGGAAACCTCCGATCAAATCGAAAATGGCCGCTACGCGTCGTTTCTGTTCCAAGAAGAGATCGCGCTAGCGGGGTTCTATGGCCAATACCACCCAGGGCCCAATGTGGCCACCTACACCCTCCCAGACCCGTGCATGGATGAAAATACCGCCATCGCTGATTTTGGGTTCAGTAACGCGACGCCAAGCATGCCCGCCCCGGTGCAAGGCTATGCTGCCGGTGCGACGTTGCCGGACTGTATTGCCGGCACAGATGCAGGCGAAGGCCACGCCGTATCGGGTTCAGAGGCGTTGGTAATTCGACGAGTGGCGACTGATTCTGTCGCCGCCGCCAGTGCGGTTTCGGGCGTGGCTTATTTGCAAATATCGAACTGTGAGATCGACAGTAATCCATTTGTGTTTAGCAAAACACCCGCTGATTTTGTGTTAAGGGATAATGACTGTCTCAACCCTCCGGTGGCTGGCGCGACAATCGTACCAGTGTGGCCATTTGTATCCCGAACCTATTTTCTCTCCAGTTGTGAAGACTGTAGTGGCGACGGCGACGGTATTCCCACGCTTAAAGTCCGGGAATTTATCAACAACGCCGCCAGTATCCGCCCCTTGGTATCTGGCGTAGAAGACATGCATTTCTCCTACGGCCTGGATTTGAGTGGTGATGGCGCGCCGGACTGCTATTCTGATAACCCCGCAGCCAGTACCGCCACTACCGGGTGCGCGTCGGCAGACTGGTCGGCGACGCCTGCGGAGAACTGGGAGGATGTGGTGGCAGTGAATATCGCTTTGCTGGTACGGGGAGGCGCCGCAACCGATAAATCCGATACCCGCAGCTACGATTTGGGTCGGGCCCAGCGCATCACCGCGCCGGATGACGGCTACCAGCGGCGGGTATTCAGCACTGTGGTAATGGTGCCCAATGTGGCAGGAGCGCGAGAGTGA